The Gambusia affinis linkage group LG09, SWU_Gaff_1.0, whole genome shotgun sequence DNA window aaaagctgtaaTTAACTCTTGAAAATGCTGACTACAGTTACAAAGAGTGCATAATTAAAATGTCACTGTTCCCAAAAGAACAATTGAATAGAACCATCTATAATTACAaggtaaagttttttttttctcttctcataCAGGCAAAAAGAGGGCAGCTAAATAATGAAGTCAACAGTAGAGGCAACTTCCTACTTCTTAAATACGTCCTTCTGACTGGAGGTGGTGAAACAAATGTAAACCAGTTATAGTGTttgatttacatttataaatttaGCTAGGTTATGATTATTGATATATAATTGTGGTATTattaaatgtgcacaaaatagTTTCTGCAAGCATGAACACATTTTGATATTGTGAAGAAAGCTGCAAAATCCACCAGAGAATGACTCAATTAGATGAAACGCTAAATTCTAGACATGGTTTAGGGTCTACTGTGGATTAAAACCTCCGACTGAAGATTTCTATTGAATTCTGACAGGATATGGAAAAAATGTGCTTCAGAGAAAGCGTATCGTCCCAAACTTTTTGTGAAATgattttaagttatgtttttatttttatttttttattttgttaaacctAGAGTCAGTCTGTTGTAGACCTTCCAACAACTCAGTGTTAtcaaaaagggggggaaaaaaagtttttttatatgACTACGGTAATGCTATACAATCAATGTTCTGTGCATATGACTCTTTGGTTaaatttcttctcttctgcacattttattattagaaaatggaaacagTAGTAACATACTGTCTATGCCAGgcttaaacacacaaaaaaacaactgtctCTATGGAAACCAGAGGCTGCTGTTGCTGTAAAACCTTTACAGAAAAGGCTGTGATGATTATAATAGTAACAGTAATGGTCCTCAGTTAATGATGTCATTTAAAGATTCTTCACAACGCCCAAAGTAAGTACGTCTAGTTTGTGAAATTGAAGGAGAAATTGTCCTGCAATCTTCCTGTGAGAAGGTAGCAGGGATTATAATCAATCATCATTACATCATGGTGGATTATAGTAGATTTTGATCTACTCCCTGTTCTTTAAGATTAAGtcactctgtttctgtttggatgTACACATTTCTTATCTGGACCTGGGGTGGTTCTGCATGGGATCTGAGTGTTCTCTCTACTCAAATGTGagttcttctaaaaaaaaaaaaaaagaaaaaaaaagcattgctaTTAGGTTAATTGATTTCCAAAATTTTATCTGGTGGCTCTATGtcttgccctgtgatggactggcaaccggCCCACAATCCTACGACTCCTGTGGACAGACTATTCTCTGtagttcatttcattttctcatatttttttaaccttcctGTCAATTTAAAAGTCTACATTTTGTACTCTTGCCTTTTCAGGCAATTTCTTCTGGAACACTTTGGATTGTGTCAGATTATCTGGGCCTTCTTTTCCTCTGACTTTCATGTAAATGAGACTCCATATTTTCTCACTGCATTCACTTGAGCTTAGAGTTTACACTTGTTAAGCatattatttgaatttgtcAGGCAATTATTTGAAAGTAACGCTGGGAATACTTTAAAAGGAAGAACAATTCAGTGCTTGTCTTGGCTCTCTTGGAGTTGTTTTGAACTTGCGGTTAACTCATGCCCAGCGGGGGGAGGAAGAAGCCTTGCAACACCATTCAGCATGGAGATCGTGTATGCGAACATTTCTTTCCTTGGGCTCAGTAGCATCACAGTCATTAACAGGATCTTTGTTTGCCTCTTCATCTTGCACCATTGTTTTCCACTGTCTCACTGCAAGCAAACGCTAGTGCAATTAATATCTCGCTGCTGTAATGataaaatcatcaaaactgTGGTCAGCTAATCAGATAAACTCACTCAACTCATTGTGATATGTTGTACACGACTTTAGCACAAAAGTTGCACCATTGCTTTTCTGAATATATACTTGGTTCACTGGTTGTTTGTTcaacaaaatggcaaaacattaaaaagaaaataataataagtagtTTGGAAAAGTACTACATGGTTCCCTTCTCAAACAACAATCTTGTAAGTTACAAACTACACCTGTAACATCGTGTGTTATTATGTGCAGGCTACAAAGAGAGCAAAGAGGCTGCAAATATGCtgatgaagctttttttttttttttacctatatGACTCTAAGATGGTCATATGGCCAGGATCCTAAATACTTTTGGCTCTTCAATTAAATGCATCCAGAGATATCATGGGACTATTTTTATTTCGTTATATAATTTGCTAAAAGTAGAAAGTCATGTAATTGAATTTCACAGGCTACAGACAGCTGATTCTTCACTGACGTTTGGTTAAATTAAGCGTGCCAATCCAATGCTGCCCTCTAGAGGAGCTTTACcgattttacattaaaaatttacTGGACAATCTGTCATTCAATCTTGCACCTGTACACTATAAAcatagttttctgtttcttttaaaccaGAAATTTATATACACTGTGAAAAGacaagcttttcttttccatttaattaaatttaatatgaaaaagtgaaagaaaatggtaatgtattgtttttacagttatGCACATATATATGGATCCATACATACCTACATTTAGAATCAACTGGGTACACATTAATATACAATCAGTGCTCCTCTAATgtaatattcagatttaaaaaaaaaaatcagttttatagGATAGtgttacattttagaaacaaaaactgacaacataaaacatttccGTTTCAGATATTGGGCAGTTTTGGCCTAAATTTATAATGGAAGCCAACAATGCCCTCATGCTATttgaaaatgcataaaatagGTATGTGCTGTGATGGTGCAGGGgctaagcacaacccacatatggaggccttactCCTCAACGTggctgtcgcaggttcaattcccagcctggtgacctttgctgcatatCTTCCCCGTTTCTTATTACtgactttcctgtcaattaactatcaaatgaAAGCTACTAGAGGcaataaaacctttgaaaaagaaagtgcATAAAATAACCACTCAGCAAccaaaataagacttttttttaatgtgtgcaTTATACTGCAATGTAGAAAACAAGTTACATTTACAGTGTGCTGTAATAACTACATCAGGGAAACAGACTATGCTTTGATTGATTTACAGTATAGGCATCACATACTAAAATTAAAGATAGCCAATCGGCTGGAACGTTTTGATTGGTTTTCTGGCCAGAAAAAGGGAAGAGTCTCTGGAATGCTATGTGTCACCCTCTGTGTGCTCACTGTGTGCTTCACTAAATGTATATTCCTCCGCGTGTCTCCTAGCATTATCCTTACTTGCAGCTTTACCATTGTTCATGGTGGCAGTACCCTTCCATCCAGTGTCACAGTCTGTCTGAGTCAGATCGCTGAGAGCATCCGTTTCTTTACTCGGGGTGCTTTGTTCATCTGGGATATCTGAATCTGTGTCTCTGGCATCTGTGTGTCTGGTGAGATCACCTGTAGGATTTGCAGGTATTTGACTCGGCAGGCTGTGGTCAGAATCCAATTCTGAATCTTTCCCTTCAGCAGGATTCTGGTAAGTGTCAGTGGTGCTGCTGGAGTCTGAAATGTGCTCCTTAGCCGTGTCAAAGGATCCTGTTATGACGCTCTCGCTATATGACTGACTCGCAATGGTGTCTGTCTCAGAGCCTGAAACATCAAAATAGCGACTATCTGTGTCACCAGGGCAGTGACTGTGATCCTTCTGACCATAATCTCCCTCAAGATTCATGTCCGTCAACATTTCCCCAGAGTCAATCTTCACCGAATGAGCCCTTGCCGCTGTACTATCTACAAACCTTTCGTCTCCAGGTACAAAATCAGAGGTAGAGTGAGTGTCATTCGCACTTTTTCTGTATCCAGTGTAGACATTTGATAAATTCTCCCTTTGTAGGTTGGAATCACTGTCTGGGAAGCTTTCAACTCTGGCCAGGACTCTCTTCAGACTCTGAGCTCTGTCTATGTACAGCTGGCACAACTGAGCATCAGGCATGTGGCTTCCATGGATCTCCGCCAGCTTCATATACACCACATACAGAGCTTCAGGGTTAGCTTTGTCCTCAAGAGCGGCTGCCAGTGCTAAATAGAAGTACCCCACTGCATCAAAAGCATCCTGCAAAGGTCCAGAAAGGAAAGGTCGATTAACATAATTTAACCTACAGACAGTGCTTCAGCTGTTGTgactatatatgtatatctgCTGACATTAGATGTAAAAACTATGAATCTGACCTTTTTAGAAAAGTGGCAAAAATTAACTCACTGTTTAAATATTACCTTAAGAAGTCCTACAGCAATTATTTACAAGCAATGAAAATAGCAATTGAAACCAATAGAAAAGGGAAATGTGAAGGAAGATGCTGTCATCATGAGACCAAAACTGATGTTGCTTTTTAGTCCAAACATGAAAAACTAGCTCTGCAGATCTACCTAAAGACACCCAGGAAGtgaaatttttaatttcctgtttggCCCAGtaggtctctctaaattctgacATGGGGCATCGAATAAGAACATAAGCACAGTTTGGATGTTTGACGCTGTCACGGCGACTGCAGTACCTTGAAAtcatgtaatgtaatgtttccTAGCCTGCAGTAGACTTTAGTGTAGTAGCGCGCCTCTGCACTACTGTGCAGTATAGGTGGACACAGGGAAAGGGACTTCAAGTAGTTGTATTCTGCCATCTCATACTGCTGAAGATTGTAGTAAATTGTGGCCAGTCGATGATATGCAGTCCTCTCATTTTCACGAACTCCTGCacgagaaaaataataattgtgcAGCTGAATCTATATCTGTACTACATGAAGCAGCAATGAGGCAAAAAGGCAATGCTTACCTGTTTGGTTCGCTATTTGAACAGCCAGTGTTGCATACTGCAGAGCTTCCTCCTGCTCTCCTTGTTTCATTAGTAGCTCTGTTAATTTACTTAACAAGCGGAACTCTGAATGAACGTCTTTGATGCTCCGTGCAAATGGCAGACTACCGTCCTGAGGGCCGAAAcgaattgttttattaaaaacagcgtggagagaggaaaaagaagagaatgCCCATTTTTACCACAGGTATTGTAGAAATTGCTTGCTCATAATGACGTTGCCTTGAGACAGACAAAGCTTAATATCTGTACTTACTCTGTAGAAAATCTCTGAAGCCATTCGGTTCCTGTGGCCTTTAAAGTAAACGTCTCCCGCCTCCTCGTAGATGCTCAAAGCAAAGTGAGGGTCGTTCATCCTCAAGGCTGTCTTCACTGCTGCCTGTCAAATACATTTGTTATTCCTCGATTTAACATGTCATTTCAGTTGTAAATATGTGAATTTCTTGGCAaatttgctacattttattgaaattaaaaagaaaaacagaattaaatgtGACTATCAAATATGCAAAAGACTACGAGAACTTGGACATATGCACCACTTTCAGTAAGGGCAAGGATTGCTCAGGAATGTTGAGTGTCCACATTCACTAGATGCCAGTGCTATGACAGGACAAAGGGCTGAACCAGGACAAAACAAGTAACTGAAAAAAGAGTCAGTCTACACCTTAATACTTAATTTCCTTCTTACCTGCAGGTACATGTCAGCCAGCTCGTCCTCCTGGATGAGGTAATAGATTCGTCCCACCTGCAGCCAGGTCTCTGACTCTTCCTCCCTCTTGCCCAGATCAATAGAAATCCTCAGACTCTGCTTGGTGTAATCAAGAGACTTACGAGACGATCtggaaaatttccaaaaaaaaacaaaaaacagaataaaacagacaagCTTGAAGAAATAGAAACCACTTGGTGCGaaagatgcaaaagaaaattacttttctgtgtTGAGTGAGAGGTAGAGGCTGCTGAGTTTTTCCAGGTACTCTCCTTCCCGTCTCTTGTCCTTTAGCTCTCTGGACACTGAGACACAATGCTCATAGTAAACAATGCTCTGACGGTAGAGCAGCATTTCGGCGTACAGCACACTCAGAAGCTTGGCTACCACCATCTGACctgcaataaatacaaaacaattgGGATATTAGCAAAATGGCAAAATTTTCAGACAACGATACAGCCGGGAAAATATGTATTGACCATATAGATTTGctcagtaaatatatttttcattatgcTACTGACAGTGTTTACTTTCCTTAATGTGTTTCCAGAACGCATGTgatttgcaatattttataactatcataaaatataaagatgTATTCAGTTCTCTATTATATTCAATAGAAAGCTGTTAATCACAAAACCCCTCCCACCCAGCAATATCTTTACACGGTGGTTGTGCTGATGCTTACTGTGCAAATTTCTGGCATGCAGTGCAATTAGCAGCCCCATTTCATAGCAGGCCCTGATGTCCTGACTCTTCCCTCTGTCCTTGTAACTCTGCCCAAGCCAAAGATACACCTGAATGTGTTCCTCATCGGTTGGACTCTCCCAGAGATCCAGAAAAAGGCACAGAGATCTAGAATGGGGAAAAGGCATGGtaagcaaaattttatttgtccCTGTATTGGTGAGATGTTCAAGGTGTGATCATCTTTTCACCCCATGGCTTCTGAACCATCCACCCACCAATCAAACCTCACCACTGCGTGACCCTGTAGAGTTGAAACACTGACCTAACCAGAAAGCGCTCCGCAAGGAGGTTCGCCCCAGCATCCAGCGCCAGGCAGCCCAGGTTAGCCAGTGCCAGCGCCTGATTCCTTTGGTTGCCACTCTCTCTGGAGATTTCCAAGGCAGAGTGAAGATGCCAACCTGCCTCTCGGACCCGACCCTGATGCCTCAGACACAATGCTAAAAGGTTATGGATGACCCCTTGCTGAGTGGGACTGTCCGTGCTCTGTTTCcacaaaaagaatcaaatcaGACATTGCTTTGGGAAAATAAACagcttctaaatattttttctttggcCTTCTCTGTTTCTTATTGTTGACTGGATTCCTCACCTGTAGTGATGTGAGCAGTGGCTCTAAAATACTCTGAGCCCTCTCAGCCTGATCCGTCAACACCAGCAGCCAACCAAGTAGCACTGAAGCCTCAAAGCCATCCTCCTCATTGATATGGCTTCCTGTCTCCACAGCTTGTTGTGCGCAGTGTACTGCTTTATCCAGCGCACCATACTGCTGGTAGGTCAAAGCCAAACCCAAACAAAGGTCCCGCTGTATCTTTATGTCATCACCCTGCTCAGCTACGGCAAGAGCCTGCTGCAGGTAAACCACTATCTGAGCGGGGAGTAGTGAGGTTCCTTCCTTCCAGCACGGATTCAGACGGACAGAGTTCCTGATAAACAACTCAATCCTCTGGAAAGCATCACAAAGTGAATGGTCTTCTCTTGAGTCCAGGCTTAAGGAGGCCAATGCTAAGTAAGGCATGTATTTACGATGATAGAGCCAGCTCAAGAGCCAGTTGAGGTCCAAAGGTTCGATAGGTCCGCCTTCAGTGGCCGATAGTGTGgctgaaagaaactgaagtCGCTCAAAGAAAGGTAGCGTGTCTTCTGTCTTCTTAAGAACTAAGTAGAGGCTAGAGATGAGGTAGCAGACACGAGCCTCCAAATGTTTGTCCCCCAACACGACGGATCTTCTCAGGAGGAGCTTCAGCAGTTCAACTTCATCTGAGGACATGAAAGCATGGCAGGGAAGACAGAGTATTAAGGCACTGGCCTTCTCCAGGATCTGGGGCAGTTTATCAGTCATACGCTGCTTCAGGTAGATGGCAGTGAGGTTTGTGAAGAGAGCCACGAGAAGTGGTACATCAGAGAAGCTGTTGACGCTGACATTCATAGCTTCCTCGTAGTATACTCGTGCCTGAGGAAAAATAGTCATGATAAGTGTTTACTGTCATAAATTGTCCAAGACTATTgctacagtgccttgcaaagtaTTCATACTTCTTAAACCTTTCATTGTGGATACAATGTTTCCACATTCGCTATACAATGTTTCCACGTTGTATCCACAAAGTTTAAAGATTGGGATTTTCCATTTAGTTTCTTGAGTTAATCTAAGAAGAGGAAACAATTTTTTGTGGAATGTCTCTAAAACCTTTAGAAATGGGTAAACTGAAGATTttgcccttttcttttttgaagaatAGTTCAAGGTCTGTCGGACGGAATGAATATATTTAGCTTCATTGGTCTTACTATCAGCTCTTAATGTCAATATTGTACATGTTGAAGAcaatacatttctgtttgtccaaggacaaaaaaaaaaatctagcttCAGTCTCAGATGATTAGAGAAACTTCTTTCACACTCTGTTTCCCTGATAGTTTGTGTAAAACTGGAAAGTATACAGTAAGAACTTCATATGGCTTTACTTTTGCGTTTAGCCTCTCTTTCATAAAAGGCCAGGATTTTGGGCTGCACAACTAATAGTCTCCAATAGGCTCCAACCTGACCTTTGATTTCTGCTGCTCCACCAGAGCTACTATGGTTACTTCTCTGCTTGGTGCTAGAGATGAGGTAGCAGACCTCATGCTATCTTTTAATGAAGTCAATATAAGTGTCTGTAGTTCATTTATTGCAATTAATTCCATTTAGATTGAAACCTATTTGtcgacaaaataaaaaattcagactTTCACTAATGAAAAGTGTTTGCACAAAAAATTGCGAtgaagcaattaaaaaaaacaaagtttttgtttgttacttAACAAAACGTTAAAAGGTTCCAAGTGTATCAACACTTTCGTAAGGCACTCTCAGTATAATATAAGACAGAGTTACTGGAGAcagctctttttatttttgaaaaatatcatGATTCTTATTTGCTTGATGTTCCAGATACCTGGGAGAACTTTAGCTTTCTGGCGCAAAGTCTGCCAAGGATAAAGCACGCACGCCGATGTGCCCAGTGCATGTCCAGCCTCTTGGCGCACTCCCTGACACTCTCAAGATGTCCGGACAGTTCGTCCTCAGTCTTCTCACCGAAAGTCATCCACAGGAAGGAACAGTGTAAGTCGTACAAGGGCAGAAAATCCTCCTGgaagacacacaaaaaagggCATGAAACTAATggtattttcattttctactGTCTCATAAAGATAAGCTGTTTCATGAAATgttattcaaaatgttctttaagaACTCCGAGCAGtgtaacaaaacattgtttgttttgcataaatgtCAGTATTTGGGCCCGGATGTGGTGTCATCCACATTCTTGTTGATGTGTTGtataacaacacattttaagaAAGCCTTTAAGGCAATTCAGGAAGCTGAGCTCATGAATTTGTGGATAAGTACACTAATGGTCTGTCTAGTCCGTATATCATAATGATTCAGAGCTTTTGTTCTAGAGATTTGTATGTCATTGTACTTGCGTAAGCCAAACCCACCCGTGTTTCTAACCAGGTTGGAGTAGCAATGAACGAACAGTGACTTAGCTCACCTGGAAGTGTTCGTGGTTTAACAGAGTCAGTGTCGGGTCACTGAGCTCCGTCTTCTCCCCCTCCCAGCTGTTCTCTTCCATGAAGAGAGGGGGATCCTCCTGAAACTCATCTAGCTCTTTAAATGTGTCCTCCAGATTGAAAGAGAGCCGCTCTCCCTCTCGTGGCAAAGGATTGAGGGAATGATAGAGGGACACGCGTGGTGAGGCGACAGAGACAGAGGCGTGGGGGGAGGATTGGTTCTGTGTTGTCCCATCGCTTCTTTCGGACATAAGGCTCTGACGGGCGCTGGAAAAACCCTTGAAATCTGCGAAGAAGTAAAACGAGTGCGTCAGCTGCTAAAAGAGTCTGTATTGCATATTATAATTTGTTCATAATATTACCATGCTTTGGCCGATTCCGTATGTACATGAAGTCGGCCTCATCCAGCCTGTCTGAAAACATATAAGGTAAATCAGCTTAAGCTTTCTCTTaccagatgaagaaaaaaaaaaaaggagaccagtttctaatgaaaaaaaacaaacactgaaacaacaacaattgtTGTGGAAACATGCTCAAACCATGCATCAAACAAAATAGGAGTGAAATatcccaaataaaaaatttgctgTGGCACAACTATTTTTGGGTTCTATCAGTGATAAAAACGGTAAAATCCCTTAACTGATCCAGTGGTTCCTTTACCTAGTCTGTACACAGAGCTGATGTCTGATGAGAAGAGTCTTTCCAGAAGGCAGCTTTCGCTTGGCTCTGAGCTATACGGGTTAACCTGAGCCAGGCTggccttctcctcctctgtgagAAAGACCAATTGTCTGTCTCTGTGAGAAGCAAACAAAGGAGGCATTATGATTGCATGCATCTTCCCAGCATCATCACCCACTCTATGACTGACAAGCCAGCAAACCCAATGTAATGCCTTGGAAAATGTATGCATACCCCGTGAGCCTCATGGTGACCACAAActattatttattgtgttgGTGGTCTGGTCACAAAAAACACTGCAAGCCACCCAAACATCTACAACCCAACatggcaaacagaaaaaaggagtCAGGATGCTGTGCTGTAAGCAggaactaaaaaataaaaaaaagctggtGAGACTTGATGGAGGGCTGAAGCTAAATCAGCGGGAACCAGTGGAAGAAAAGGTTGCAAAACATGCCCTGCAaaagactggcgacctgtccagggtgaaccccgcctctcgcccggaacgtagctggagatagacaccagcaaccctcctgaccccattagggacaagggtgaacagaaaatggatggatggatggttgcaAAACATGTGAGACTGGTGAAGAGGCTCACTTTCCAAAATTATAATGATCATAAAAAATGGGCAAAGCTACAATGGGATGGTTAATCTTAGTCAGAT harbors:
- the sh3tc2 gene encoding SH3 domain and tetratricopeptide repeat-containing protein 2 isoform X2 produces the protein MCSMGNTLSQEDISPAELDALWREPPYSLGGTNEHFLDNNIMTQGEEEDGPTGDSGQGEEHDSYWKKKEAFFRGSKISVGEKFSSEIVLRFTGRRRSGDNPDQYLQEALRTRLRVVESNSKDITQLFKDLSARLVSVHAEKDIFVLTFKTVEEIWKFSTYLSLGFVARCLENFLCDQSFWLDSELLRELEINVTVDEEHLATLYLGLLLQEGSFFAKALFTRSQEDEDSEEQLAFKKNDLLIVRDTGKDDIWEGTMLATGNHGQVPIHAMQPLPYPFYQWFLRKYPGQAGYSSVEKELFESAIVTGSCEAIVDYSPAGPDELQLSQGDMVEIQGLLMRGLCVFIGRHTSTGHTGFVHRAHVKPLNTKPLDRQLVFLTEEEKASLAQVNPYSSEPSESCLLERLFSSDISSVYRLDRLDEADFMYIRNRPKHDFKGFSSARQSLMSERSDGTTQNQSSPHASVSVASPRVSLYHSLNPLPREGERLSFNLEDTFKELDEFQEDPPLFMEENSWEGEKTELSDPTLTLLNHEHFQEDFLPLYDLHCSFLWMTFGEKTEDELSGHLESVRECAKRLDMHWAHRRACFILGRLCARKLKFSQARVYYEEAMNVSVNSFSDVPLLVALFTNLTAIYLKQRMTDKLPQILEKASALILCLPCHAFMSSDEVELLKLLLRRSVVLGDKHLEARVCYLISSLYLVLKKTEDTLPFFERLQFLSATLSATEGGPIEPLDLNWLLSWLYHRKYMPYLALASLSLDSREDHSLCDAFQRIELFIRNSVRLNPCWKEGTSLLPAQIVVYLQQALAVAEQGDDIKIQRDLCLGLALTYQQYGALDKAVHCAQQAVETGSHINEEDGFEASVLLGWLLVLTDQAERAQSILEPLLTSLQSTDSPTQQGVIHNLLALCLRHQGRVREAGWHLHSALEISRESGNQRNQALALANLGCLALDAGANLLAERFLVRSLCLFLDLWESPTDEEHIQVYLWLGQSYKDRGKSQDIRACYEMGLLIALHARNLHSQMVVAKLLSVLYAEMLLYRQSIVYYEHCVSVSRELKDKRREGEYLEKLSSLYLSLNTEKSSRKSLDYTKQSLRISIDLGKREEESETWLQVGRIYYLIQEDELADMYLQAAVKTALRMNDPHFALSIYEEAGDVYFKGHRNRMASEIFYRDGSLPFARSIKDVHSEFRLLSKLTELLMKQGEQEEALQYATLAVQIANQTGVRENERTAYHRLATIYYNLQQYEMAEYNYLKSLSLCPPILHSSAEARYYTKVYCRLGNITLHDFKDAFDAVGYFYLALAAALEDKANPEALYVVYMKLAEIHGSHMPDAQLCQLYIDRAQSLKRVLARVESFPDSDSNLQRENLSNVYTGYRKSANDTHSTSDFVPGDERFVDSTAARAHSVKIDSGEMLTDMNLEGDYGQKDHSHCPGDTDSRYFDVSGSETDTIASQSYSESVITGSFDTAKEHISDSSSTTDTYQNPAEGKDSELDSDHSLPSQIPANPTGDLTRHTDARDTDSDIPDEQSTPSKETDALSDLTQTDCDTGWKGTATMNNGKAASKDNARRHAEEYTFSEAHSEHTEGDT
- the sh3tc2 gene encoding SH3 domain and tetratricopeptide repeat-containing protein 2 isoform X3; this translates as MTQGEEEDGPTGDSGQGEEHDSYWKKKEAFFRGSKISVGEKFSSEIVLRFTGRRRSGDNPDQYLQEALRTRLRVVESNSKDITQLFKDLSARLVSVHAEKDIFVLTFKTVEEIWKFSTYLSLGFVARCLENFLCDQSFWLDSELLRELEINVTVDEEHLATLYLGLLLQEGSFFAKALFTRSQEDEDSEEQLAFKKNDLLIVRDTGKDDIWEGTMLATGNHGQVPIHAMQPLPYPFYQWFLRKYPGQAGYSSVEKELFESAIVTGSCEAIVDYSPAGPDELQLSQGDMVEIQGLLMRGLCVFIGRHTSTGHTGFVHRAHVKPLNTKPLDRQLVFLTEEEKASLAQVNPYSSEPSESCLLERLFSSDISSVYRLDRLDEADFMYIRNRPKHDFKGFSSARQSLMSERSDGTTQNQSSPHASVSVASPRVSLYHSLNPLPREGERLSFNLEDTFKELDEFQEDPPLFMEENSWEGEKTELSDPTLTLLNHEHFQEDFLPLYDLHCSFLWMTFGEKTEDELSGHLESVRECAKRLDMHWAHRRACFILGRLCARKLKFSQARVYYEEAMNVSVNSFSDVPLLVALFTNLTAIYLKQRMTDKLPQILEKASALILCLPCHAFMSSDEVELLKLLLRRSVVLGDKHLEARVCYLISSLYLVLKKTEDTLPFFERLQFLSATLSATEGGPIEPLDLNWLLSWLYHRKYMPYLALASLSLDSREDHSLCDAFQRIELFIRNSVRLNPCWKEGTSLLPAQIVVYLQQALAVAEQGDDIKIQRDLCLGLALTYQQYGALDKAVHCAQQAVETGSHINEEDGFEASVLLGWLLVLTDQAERAQSILEPLLTSLQSTDSPTQQGVIHNLLALCLRHQGRVREAGWHLHSALEISRESGNQRNQALALANLGCLALDAGANLLAERFLVRSLCLFLDLWESPTDEEHIQVYLWLGQSYKDRGKSQDIRACYEMGLLIALHARNLHSQMVVAKLLSVLYAEMLLYRQSIVYYEHCVSVSRELKDKRREGEYLEKLSSLYLSLNTEKSSRKSLDYTKQSLRISIDLGKREEESETWLQVGRIYYLIQEDELADMYLQAAVKTALRMNDPHFALSIYEEAGDVYFKGHRNRMASEIFYRDGSLPFARSIKDVHSEFRLLSKLTELLMKQGEQEEALQYATLAVQIANQTGVRENERTAYHRLATIYYNLQQYEMAEYNYLKSLSLCPPILHSSAEARYYTKVYCRLGNITLHDFKDAFDAVGYFYLALAAALEDKANPEALYVVYMKLAEIHGSHMPDAQLCQLYIDRAQSLKRVLARVESFPDSDSNLQRENLSNVYTGYRKSANDTHSTSDFVPGDERFVDSTAARAHSVKIDSGEMLTDMNLEGDYGQKDHSHCPGDTDSRYFDVSGSETDTIASQSYSESVITGSFDTAKEHISDSSSTTDTYQNPAEGKDSELDSDHSLPSQIPANPTGDLTRHTDARDTDSDIPDEQSTPSKETDALSDLTQTDCDTGWKGTATMNNGKAASKDNARRHAEEYTFSEAHSEHTEGDT
- the sh3tc2 gene encoding SH3 domain and tetratricopeptide repeat-containing protein 2 isoform X1, encoding MALNSGSCRLLGQMASCCCRPFLNSSCCRPLIKVCLSSFTDISPAELDALWREPPYSLGGTNEHFLDNNIMTQGEEEDGPTGDSGQGEEHDSYWKKKEAFFRGSKISVGEKFSSEIVLRFTGRRRSGDNPDQYLQEALRTRLRVVESNSKDITQLFKDLSARLVSVHAEKDIFVLTFKTVEEIWKFSTYLSLGFVARCLENFLCDQSFWLDSELLRELEINVTVDEEHLATLYLGLLLQEGSFFAKALFTRSQEDEDSEEQLAFKKNDLLIVRDTGKDDIWEGTMLATGNHGQVPIHAMQPLPYPFYQWFLRKYPGQAGYSSVEKELFESAIVTGSCEAIVDYSPAGPDELQLSQGDMVEIQGLLMRGLCVFIGRHTSTGHTGFVHRAHVKPLNTKPLDRQLVFLTEEEKASLAQVNPYSSEPSESCLLERLFSSDISSVYRLDRLDEADFMYIRNRPKHDFKGFSSARQSLMSERSDGTTQNQSSPHASVSVASPRVSLYHSLNPLPREGERLSFNLEDTFKELDEFQEDPPLFMEENSWEGEKTELSDPTLTLLNHEHFQEDFLPLYDLHCSFLWMTFGEKTEDELSGHLESVRECAKRLDMHWAHRRACFILGRLCARKLKFSQARVYYEEAMNVSVNSFSDVPLLVALFTNLTAIYLKQRMTDKLPQILEKASALILCLPCHAFMSSDEVELLKLLLRRSVVLGDKHLEARVCYLISSLYLVLKKTEDTLPFFERLQFLSATLSATEGGPIEPLDLNWLLSWLYHRKYMPYLALASLSLDSREDHSLCDAFQRIELFIRNSVRLNPCWKEGTSLLPAQIVVYLQQALAVAEQGDDIKIQRDLCLGLALTYQQYGALDKAVHCAQQAVETGSHINEEDGFEASVLLGWLLVLTDQAERAQSILEPLLTSLQSTDSPTQQGVIHNLLALCLRHQGRVREAGWHLHSALEISRESGNQRNQALALANLGCLALDAGANLLAERFLVRSLCLFLDLWESPTDEEHIQVYLWLGQSYKDRGKSQDIRACYEMGLLIALHARNLHSQMVVAKLLSVLYAEMLLYRQSIVYYEHCVSVSRELKDKRREGEYLEKLSSLYLSLNTEKSSRKSLDYTKQSLRISIDLGKREEESETWLQVGRIYYLIQEDELADMYLQAAVKTALRMNDPHFALSIYEEAGDVYFKGHRNRMASEIFYRDGSLPFARSIKDVHSEFRLLSKLTELLMKQGEQEEALQYATLAVQIANQTGVRENERTAYHRLATIYYNLQQYEMAEYNYLKSLSLCPPILHSSAEARYYTKVYCRLGNITLHDFKDAFDAVGYFYLALAAALEDKANPEALYVVYMKLAEIHGSHMPDAQLCQLYIDRAQSLKRVLARVESFPDSDSNLQRENLSNVYTGYRKSANDTHSTSDFVPGDERFVDSTAARAHSVKIDSGEMLTDMNLEGDYGQKDHSHCPGDTDSRYFDVSGSETDTIASQSYSESVITGSFDTAKEHISDSSSTTDTYQNPAEGKDSELDSDHSLPSQIPANPTGDLTRHTDARDTDSDIPDEQSTPSKETDALSDLTQTDCDTGWKGTATMNNGKAASKDNARRHAEEYTFSEAHSEHTEGDT